One genomic window of Polyodon spathula isolate WHYD16114869_AA chromosome 8, ASM1765450v1, whole genome shotgun sequence includes the following:
- the LOC121320247 gene encoding sulfotransferase 6B1-like, translating into MPEQTELIHTFNGIPFSTRVSKELLQSLDTFEAREDDVLLVSYPKSGTHWLAEIMKNLYHSHNEDNGVSKVTLTSPLEFGDLSKFDELRNLPNKRLIPTHLNYEMIPVQFKTKKCKMIYVIRNPKDTAVSLYHYYKQNPNLPKIEKWSTFLEMFLKGEVVCGSWIDHVLSWEKSKTDENVLVLYYESLKQDLPKHVKEISTFLGINVTEDQVKDISKKSSFSEMKDKAEKEKVNPNHTVCVLTSNKKLIFRKGTVGDWKNHFTSKQNARFDELFSEKINSSELARRVEYES; encoded by the exons ATGCCAGAACAGACTGAGCTCATTCACACCTTCAATGGCATTCCATTTTCTACAAGAGTATCAAAAGAGCTCCTTCAGTCCCTGGACACCTTTGAAGCCAGAGAAGACGACGTGTTATTAGTTTCATATCCAAAATCAG GCACGCACTGGCTTGCAGAGATTATGAAGAATCTGTACCACAGCCACAATGAAGACAATGGGGTTAGCAAAGTGACACTGACATCACCTCTGGAGTTCGGAGATCTCTCCAAATTCGATGAGCTGAGAAACCTCCCCAACAAGAGGCTCATCCCAACACACCTCAACTATGAGATGATCCCagtgcagttcaaaacaaaaaaatgcaag ATGATTTATGTGATCAGAAATCCTAAGGACACCGCTGTTTCATTGTACCATTATTACAAGCAGAACCCCAATCTGCCCAAGATTGAGAAATGGTCCacctttttagaaatgttcttgaAAGGAGAAG ttgtgTGCGGTTCCTGGATTGACCATGTCCTTAGCTGGGAAAAGAGCAAAACTGATGAAAATGTCCTTGTTCTGTACTATGAGTCCTTAAAGCAG gATCTTCCAAAACATGTCAAGGAGATCAGCACGTTTTTGGGCATCAATGTCACTGAAGATCAAgtcaaagacatttcaaagaaatcttcCTTCAGTGAAATGAAGGACAAGGCAGAGAAGGAGAAAGTGAATCCAAACCACACGGTCTGCGTACTGACTTCCAACAAGAAGCTGATATTTAGGAAAG GTACTGTTGGTGACTGGAAAAATCATTTCACTTCCAAGCAGAATGCCAGGTTTGATGAGCTGTTCAGTGAAAAAATCAACTCCAGTGAATTAGCAAGACGTGTGGAATATGAGAGTTAG